In Solea senegalensis isolate Sse05_10M linkage group LG6, IFAPA_SoseM_1, whole genome shotgun sequence, one genomic interval encodes:
- the LOC122771129 gene encoding transcription activator BRG1-like isoform X6 gives MDLDRRREEARNPRRKPRLMEEDELPTWIMKDDAEVERLTCEEEEEKMFGRGSRQRKEVDYSDSLTEKQWLKQAIEEGTLEEMEEEVRHKKTTRKRKRDRDIDLPGPSSSSGGRGRGDKDDDGKRQRKRGRPPAEKLSPNPPALSKKMRKIVDAVIKYKDSTSGRHLSEVFIQLPSRKELPEYYELIRKPVDFRKIKERIRSHRYRSLGDLERDVMLLFQNAQTFNLEGSLIYEDSIVLQSVFTSLRQKIEKEEESEGEESEDEEEEQDEGSESETRSVKVKIRLGRKDKGADRGKGRSRRTGRTRAKPVVSDDDSEDEQEEERSPSATDEES, from the exons ATGGACCTAGACCGGCGGCGAGAGGAGGCTCGAAATCCGCGGAGAAAACCTCGTCTGATGGAGGAGGATGAGCTGCCCACTTGGATCATGAAAGATGACGCCGAGGTGGAGCGGCTGAcctgcgaggaggaggaggagaaaatgtttGGTCGAGGTTCTCGGCAGCGAAAAGAAGTGGACTACAGCGACTCTCTGACCGAGAAGCAGTGGCTCAAG CAGGCAATAGAGGAGGGTACactggaggagatggaggaagaggtgCGACACAAAAAGACGACCCGCAAGAGGAAGAGAGATCGTGACATAGATCTTCCCGGTCCCTCCTCCTCGTCGGGGGGACGAGGACGAGGGGACAAAGACGATGACgggaagagacagaggaagagggggCGACCTCCTGCTGAGAAACTTTCCCCAAATCCACCTGCACTCTCAAAGAAGATGAGGAAGATTGTGGACGCCGTCATCAAATACAAAGACAG CACCAGTGGGCGTCACCTGAGTGAAGTGTTCATCCAGTTGCCGTCACGGAAAGAGCTGCCCGAGTACTACGAGCTGATCCGCAAGCctgtggacttcaggaagatcAAG GAGAGGATTAGGAGTCATCGTTACCGGAGTCTGGGTGACCTGGAGAGAGACGTCATGCTGCTCTTCCAGAACGCTCAGACCTTCAACCTGGAAGGATCGCTG ATTTATGAAGACTCCATCGTCCTCCAGTCGGTGTTCACCAGTTTAAGGCAGAAGAtcgagaaggaggaggaaagtgagggggaggagagcgaagatgaagaggaggagcaggatgaAGGATCGGAGTCTGAAA ctCGCTCAGTGAAAGTGAAGATCCGTCTGGGGAGGAAGGATAAAGGTGCAGATCGGGGGAAGGGACGCAGCAGACGGACGGGACGCACCAGAGCCAAGCCTGTCGTCAGTGACGACGACTCTGAGGACGAGCAGGAAGAG
- the LOC122771129 gene encoding transcription activator BRG1-like isoform X5, which translates to MIVDEGHRMKNHHCKLTQVLNTHYLAPRRVLLTGTPLQNKLPELWALLNFLLPTIFKSCSTFEQWFNAPFAMTGEKMPNLSLSLQVDLNEEETILIIRRLHKVLRPFLLRRLKKEVEAQLPEKVEYVIKCDMSSLQRVLYRHMQAKGVLLTDGSEKDKKGKGGTKTLMNTIMQLRKICNHPYMFQQIEESFSEHLGFSGGIVQGADLYRASGKFEVLDRILPKLRATNHKVLLFCQMTSLMTIMEDYFAYRSFKYLRLDGTTKAEDRGMLLKTFNDPESEYFIFLLSTRAGGLGLNLQSADTVVIFDSDWNPHQDLQAQDRAHRIGQQNEVRVLRLCTVNSVEEKILAAAKYKLNVDQKVIQAGMFDQKSSSHERRAFLQAILEHEEQDEVWGQDVCLRINEEDEVPDDETVNQMIARSEDEFDQFMRMDLDRRREEARNPRRKPRLMEEDELPTWIMKDDAEVERLTCEEEEEKMFGRGSRQRKEVDYSDSLTEKQWLKQAIEEGTLEEMEEEVRHKKTTRKRKRDRDIDLPGPSSSSGGRGRGDKDDDGKRQRKRGRPPAEKLSPNPPALSKKMRKIVDAVIKYKDSTSGRHLSEVFIQLPSRKELPEYYELIRKPVDFRKIKERIRSHRYRSLGDLERDVMLLFQNAQTFNLEGSLIYEDSIVLQSVFTSLRQKIEKEEESEGEESEDEEEEQDEGSESETRSVKVKIRLGRKDKGADRGKGRSRRTGRTRAKPVVSDDDSEDEQEEERSPSATDEES; encoded by the exons ATGATCGTCGATGAGGGCCACCGTATGAAGAACCACCACTGTAAACTGACCCAGGTTCTGAACACTCACTACCTTGCCCCACGGCGAGTCCTTTTGACAGGGACGCCATTGCAGAACAAGTTGCCCGAGCTCTGGGCACTACTCAACTTCCTCCTGCCTACCATCTTCAAGAGTTGTAGCACGTTCGAGCAGTGGTTCAACGCTCCCTTTGCCATGACTGGAGAGAAG atgccaaatctttctctttctcttcaggTGGATCTTAACGAAGAGGAGACCATCTTGATCATCCGTCGTCTCCACAAAGTGCTTCGCCCCTTCTTGCTGCGCAGGTTAAAGAAGGAAGTGGAGGCGCAGCTTCCAGAGAAG GTGGAGTATGTGATCAAGTGTGACATGTCCTCTCTTCAGAGAGTGTTGTACAGACACATGCAGGCCAAGGGTGTTCTTCTTACTGACGGATCAGAGAAAGATAAGAAG GGTAAAGGAGGCACAAAGACGCTGATGAACACCATCATGCAGCTGAGGAAGATCTGCAACCACCCTTACATGTTCCAGCAGATAGAG GAATCCTTTTCTGAACATTTAGGGTTCTCTGGTGGGATAGTCCAGGG AGCTGACCTGTATCGGGCATCGGGAAAGTTTGAGGTGTTGGATCGTATCCTGCCCAAACTGAGAGCGACAAACCACAAAGTTCTGCTCTTCTGTCAGATGACTTCACTCATGACCATTATGGAGGACTACTTTGCCTACCGCAGCTTCAAGTACCTGCGTCTGGATG GCACCACAAAGGCTGAAGACAGAGGGATGTTACTAAAGACGTTCAATGATCCAGAGTCGGAGTACTTTATCTTCCTCCTGAGTACAAGAGCTGGAGGTCTCGGCCTCAACCTGCAGTCTGCTGACACCGTGGTCATCTTCGACTCCGACTGGAACCCACATCAG GATCTGCAGGCTCAGGACAGAGCTCACCGTATTGGTCAACAGAATGAGGTGCGTGTGCTCCGTCTCTGTACTGTCAACAGCGTGGAGGAGAAAATCTTGGCCGCTGCCAAGTACAAATTGAATGTGGACCAGAAAGTCATCCAGGCAGGCATGTTTGATCAGAAGTCTTCCAGCCACGAGCGTAGGGCCTTTCTACAGGCCATCCTGGAGCATGAGGAGCAAGACGAGGTCTGGGGACAAGACGTGTGTCTACgcataaat gaggaggatgaggttCCAGATGATGAGACGGTCAACCAGATGATCGCGAGGAGTGAGGACGAGTTTGACCAGTTCATG CGTATGGACCTAGACCGGCGGCGAGAGGAGGCTCGAAATCCGCGGAGAAAACCTCGTCTGATGGAGGAGGATGAGCTGCCCACTTGGATCATGAAAGATGACGCCGAGGTGGAGCGGCTGAcctgcgaggaggaggaggagaaaatgtttGGTCGAGGTTCTCGGCAGCGAAAAGAAGTGGACTACAGCGACTCTCTGACCGAGAAGCAGTGGCTCAAG CAGGCAATAGAGGAGGGTACactggaggagatggaggaagaggtgCGACACAAAAAGACGACCCGCAAGAGGAAGAGAGATCGTGACATAGATCTTCCCGGTCCCTCCTCCTCGTCGGGGGGACGAGGACGAGGGGACAAAGACGATGACgggaagagacagaggaagagggggCGACCTCCTGCTGAGAAACTTTCCCCAAATCCACCTGCACTCTCAAAGAAGATGAGGAAGATTGTGGACGCCGTCATCAAATACAAAGACAG CACCAGTGGGCGTCACCTGAGTGAAGTGTTCATCCAGTTGCCGTCACGGAAAGAGCTGCCCGAGTACTACGAGCTGATCCGCAAGCctgtggacttcaggaagatcAAG GAGAGGATTAGGAGTCATCGTTACCGGAGTCTGGGTGACCTGGAGAGAGACGTCATGCTGCTCTTCCAGAACGCTCAGACCTTCAACCTGGAAGGATCGCTG ATTTATGAAGACTCCATCGTCCTCCAGTCGGTGTTCACCAGTTTAAGGCAGAAGAtcgagaaggaggaggaaagtgagggggaggagagcgaagatgaagaggaggagcaggatgaAGGATCGGAGTCTGAAA ctCGCTCAGTGAAAGTGAAGATCCGTCTGGGGAGGAAGGATAAAGGTGCAGATCGGGGGAAGGGACGCAGCAGACGGACGGGACGCACCAGAGCCAAGCCTGTCGTCAGTGACGACGACTCTGAGGACGAGCAGGAAGAG